In Festucalex cinctus isolate MCC-2025b chromosome 17, RoL_Fcin_1.0, whole genome shotgun sequence, the genomic stretch CAACTGCCTAACTTGTGAAAAGGTAGTGCCTTTTTCAGAAATGAAGGTTCACAGACTGAGCTGCAATGGGTAAGTGCTTTATACATAAGTGCAGGGATAgcacactattattattattttttgtttttgttttgaaacatgACTATTTTAGAGTGTTGCACATTCAATAAAGGGAGTATGGATCATTTTAATTTGTTCACTTCTTCAAGAATCTGAAGCAGATCAAGGGACAGGACAAAGTGAAGAAAATGATGAACAGACCGCCTCAGTCAATGACAGTGTTCAAGCGAGGCCTGAAACATCAGCTGAGAGTGCAGCAGTACCAGCAGTGATTAACATTGATGAATTGAATCATGAAGACACAGACAAAGGTTTGGCATCACAATAGAATTTCTCTACAATTGTGTGTAACACGAGAACTCGGTCATACACATAACATGCAACTAGGTTATACAGTATATGATCTTCagttgaaaatatttattttttttgttcagaatgctattttttcttttatctctGGGCTTTTAAACAATTTCTGAAGATGCTTCACAAATTTGTTGGTGGCATAGCCATGACTTTTCTCCTTTTCTGTAGACTGAGTGGATATCTGCATGTAACATGCCTAACTCATTGAAACAGTAACTTTATTATCATTGTTGTCTAGAATGGAAGCTTATTAAAGAACCAGCTCAAGCTTCCAAGGTGTACAAAGAGAGTCTGCTAAGGGAACATGCATCTGGGATTCCACTGAGGATGAAGATGGACCTAAGAGACTCTGAAGAGGACAGGGAACGGGAACTTCTCACATTCTATAAACGGCAGCAAGAATGGGCATGTCCACTCCATTGTACTCTCACTGGTAAGTAATACAGATACAACAAATGCTGTTATATAAATGCATCATTAAGGTTTATACCCATCAAGTATCATATGGAATTGTTGAATAGGAGAATGAAATCCAAAATATATAATTGATGACTACTAATGAAataaccatccatccagccatcaattttctgaactgcttagtCTTATGAGTGTCACGGGCATGTTTGAGCCTATCCAATCTGTATTCTGTTTCTAACCATTCTTATCTGGATTCCTTAGTTTGTTAATCTAGGATTACAGtcaacataaatattttttctttgcttgttaAATGTTACTCGGTCCAGTTACCTATATCAGTCAGCTACTGTTTCTCCACCACTGTGTTGTTATCAGTATTTTATTTCAGGTGATGTTGCTATTGGAGAGGGAGTGATGCGGTACTTTATGACAACAATAATATCCAAACTCCAATTTGGATTTTATCTCAATCTTGGCAAGTTCATAATTTTATggttattttgtcatttgaaaTTCAGTTCAGTGGTAATTGTTGGGACTGCTTGTGATAATGGCTCTTTGTTCTTAACAGGAGCAATGTGCCGAACATTGCTGTTTGAGGGTGAACCTGACCACCTCGTTCCAGCAGCATCAGAGGCACTCATTGAAAGCGACCTCTTCCGGGTTGCAGGAAGGATGTTGGCCCACAGTTTCCTGCATGACGGCCCACGTGTCACAGGATTAAGCCCTGCTGTAATTCATGTACTGTTTAATGGGGACCCTGAAACAGCAACTGTTGTTATAGAAGACTGTCCTGATCTGCACATCAGAAGTATCATAAAATTGGTAGGTAACTTGAAGACATCTTTGCCTTGGAAAATGTAATAACGTATATGCTCTTGGGTTTAGCTTGAACATGAGGAACTTACACAAGGACAAAAGGACACAGTTTCAGAACTCTCCATGTCTTGGGATCTCCCGGCAGTCACCAAAATAAATCGGCGGTGGCTGTATAACAAACTTCTTCATTCAGTGAGTTGCAGGGTGGAAAAGGGgtacattattttaaaatgtctaaTGGTCTTTTAGGTTAATATAATGTGTTACTGATTTTATTATCCACATTATATTATGAACACATACCccatgcaaaaaaagaaaaaaattgagcaTTTAGATTGTATTATAGGTCTGGTCTGTCTATTAGGTGATTGGGAGGACCATGCGCCAAATTAAACAGTTGAGAAAGGGACTGAAAGATGTTATGTTATGGGCATTGTTGACATCTAGACC encodes the following:
- the LOC144004478 gene encoding uncharacterized protein LOC144004478; protein product: MESEADQGTGQSEENDEQTASVNDSVQARPETSAESAAVPAVINIDELNHEDTDKEWKLIKEPAQASKVYKESLLREHASGIPLRMKMDLRDSEEDRERELLTFYKRQQEWACPLHCTLTGK